The following are encoded together in the Flavihumibacter fluvii genome:
- the porU gene encoding type IX secretion system sortase PorU — MRCSLKILRICLLLSAPLISRAQRMYADHSVLASGNWYKLGIPGPGIYKIDGAFLQQMGIPLPVTAAQIRLFGRDGRIPGEAGNAPYSDDLQEISLELHDGGDGQFGTSDWLAFYAAGAHGWVPDTLNQRFTAVHNIYSDTAFVFLHLGGEGLRITTQLAGAGTDTIVSFQYRYHYENDLYNLLSSGQEWYGERFQSEAPVTLTREIPVHDPVPGSTATLVSVAAARSVDQPASFGLTMNNAALLTQTIAPVTSSNLDLFARESSMEAGFQPVATNRLSFQFSSGSNAALGWINYFDCFAESRLSMPAGGQLDFRSWAKTGPGKWVQYRVSNADTKTRVWRLSDPLHPVKMTGIFSDGQFSFTDLHEGVTEYLAFPEDSTKIPVPVPLGTISNQDLHGAAIPQMILVTIPELLPAAHRLASWHQQNDGINTLVVTTGQAYNEFAGGQAVPTAIRDLVKMFYDRAGAGIAQRPRYLLLLGDASFDYKNRIAGNTNQVPAYESSYSLDPLTTYVSDDYFGLLDDTDDINALTASSQLDIGIGRIPAANLEMANDYVDKLLLYHQPATRGEWRNELSFIADDEDFNLHLRDAEEITATARATNNRFQLKKIYLDAYQQESDAAGSRYPAVNQAISAGMQKGTLIWNYSGHGGFRRLAEEVVLDQSIVDSWEQNGRLPLFITATCDFAPYDHPAINSLGEYLLLKPGSGAIGLMTTTRLVFAFSNRVMNSNYLAKALEPLPGGGYRSLGEAVMAAKNATFLNSGDLYNNLKFTLLGDPALTLAFPKYQVQTDSVNGKPIGAGTDTIRAQQEITITGFVADGHGQVKTDFNGMVFPQVLDKAYARKTKANDPGSIAENFMVQDQVLFKGKATVSNGRFRFSFVVPRDINYTPGSALIRYYAMDSLSDAQGVFGDLPIGGSVETMGDNQGPAIQAWLNDRSFINGGLTGEQPLLLLDLADSSGINVLGNGIGHDITVIIDGDIYNPLVLNAFFEHGTDTYRQGSLQFRLPVLTEGTHTLTIKAWDVLNNSQETSLQFRVKNSAKLVVEAGLAWPNPGSGPVRFGISHNHGNEPLQAIVELFLINGQLVKRIPGTIIGSGNRSYLEWNGKDDRGNLVSPGIYFYRMIIRTADGQEAMVVGRIIRS; from the coding sequence ATGCGATGCTCCCTGAAAATTTTAAGGATCTGTTTACTCTTATCCGCACCCCTTATTTCCAGGGCTCAACGCATGTATGCCGACCATTCTGTCCTGGCTTCCGGAAACTGGTATAAACTGGGCATTCCGGGCCCGGGCATCTATAAAATAGACGGGGCTTTCCTGCAGCAGATGGGCATTCCCCTTCCTGTTACCGCAGCGCAGATCCGCCTTTTCGGGCGGGATGGCCGAATACCTGGTGAAGCAGGAAATGCGCCCTATTCCGACGATTTACAGGAAATATCCCTTGAGTTGCATGATGGCGGCGATGGCCAGTTCGGTACCTCCGACTGGCTGGCATTTTATGCAGCCGGAGCGCATGGCTGGGTACCCGATACCCTGAACCAGCGATTCACTGCAGTCCATAATATATATAGCGATACTGCCTTTGTTTTCCTGCACCTTGGGGGAGAGGGTTTGCGCATAACAACCCAATTGGCGGGGGCAGGTACAGATACGATTGTCAGCTTCCAGTACCGGTACCATTATGAAAATGACCTATATAACCTCTTATCGAGTGGCCAGGAATGGTATGGGGAAAGATTCCAGTCCGAGGCTCCGGTAACCCTTACCCGGGAAATTCCGGTTCACGACCCGGTTCCAGGGAGTACAGCAACACTGGTGTCTGTGGCAGCGGCGAGGTCGGTGGACCAGCCAGCCAGTTTCGGGCTGACCATGAATAATGCCGCCCTGCTTACGCAAACCATTGCCCCGGTGACCTCCTCCAACCTTGACCTGTTTGCCCGGGAAAGTAGCATGGAAGCAGGTTTCCAACCTGTTGCCACTAACCGCCTTTCGTTCCAGTTCAGTTCCGGAAGTAATGCCGCACTAGGCTGGATCAACTATTTTGACTGTTTTGCAGAAAGCCGGTTATCCATGCCGGCAGGTGGCCAGCTCGATTTTCGCAGCTGGGCCAAAACAGGTCCGGGTAAATGGGTGCAGTACCGGGTCAGCAATGCCGATACCAAAACCCGGGTCTGGCGGCTCTCTGATCCTTTACACCCGGTAAAAATGACGGGCATTTTCTCTGATGGCCAGTTCAGTTTTACCGACCTCCATGAAGGCGTAACGGAATACCTGGCCTTTCCTGAAGATTCCACGAAAATACCTGTACCTGTGCCATTGGGAACCATCAGTAACCAGGACCTGCACGGTGCGGCCATTCCGCAAATGATCCTGGTCACCATTCCCGAATTATTGCCTGCCGCCCATCGGCTGGCCAGCTGGCACCAGCAAAATGATGGAATCAACACCCTTGTCGTAACAACCGGACAGGCTTACAATGAATTTGCAGGGGGGCAGGCCGTCCCGACTGCCATCCGCGACCTGGTAAAGATGTTTTATGACCGGGCGGGCGCTGGTATTGCGCAGAGACCCCGGTACCTGTTGTTATTGGGCGATGCTTCCTTCGATTATAAAAACAGGATTGCCGGTAATACCAACCAGGTGCCTGCTTACGAAAGCAGTTATTCGCTTGATCCATTGACAACCTATGTGTCGGATGATTATTTTGGTTTGCTGGACGATACCGATGATATCAATGCGCTTACTGCCAGCTCACAACTGGATATCGGGATAGGCCGTATTCCGGCAGCCAACCTGGAGATGGCCAATGATTATGTGGACAAACTGCTGCTATACCACCAGCCGGCTACCCGGGGGGAATGGCGGAACGAGCTCAGTTTTATTGCTGATGATGAGGATTTTAACCTGCACCTGCGTGATGCAGAAGAGATCACCGCTACTGCCAGGGCAACCAACAACCGATTTCAACTGAAAAAAATATACCTCGATGCCTACCAGCAGGAAAGTGACGCGGCGGGGAGCAGGTACCCGGCAGTGAACCAGGCCATCAGTGCGGGTATGCAGAAAGGTACCCTGATCTGGAATTACAGTGGCCACGGAGGTTTCCGGCGGCTTGCGGAGGAGGTTGTGCTGGACCAGTCCATTGTTGACAGCTGGGAACAAAATGGCCGGTTGCCGTTGTTTATTACAGCTACCTGTGATTTTGCGCCATATGACCATCCGGCCATCAATTCCCTGGGCGAATACCTGCTGCTGAAACCGGGTTCTGGGGCGATCGGTTTAATGACCACTACCCGCCTGGTATTTGCTTTCAGCAACCGGGTCATGAACAGCAATTACCTTGCAAAAGCACTGGAACCTTTGCCTGGTGGTGGTTATCGCTCCCTCGGCGAAGCCGTGATGGCCGCAAAAAACGCCACTTTCCTGAATTCAGGCGATCTATACAATAACCTGAAGTTTACTTTATTGGGTGATCCGGCATTGACCCTGGCTTTCCCAAAATACCAGGTACAAACTGATTCGGTGAACGGGAAACCGATAGGAGCCGGAACAGATACCATCAGGGCGCAACAGGAAATTACCATAACAGGCTTTGTTGCTGATGGGCATGGACAGGTGAAAACTGATTTTAACGGGATGGTATTCCCGCAAGTGCTCGATAAGGCCTATGCACGGAAGACAAAAGCGAATGACCCTGGCAGCATAGCAGAAAATTTTATGGTACAGGACCAGGTCCTGTTCAAGGGAAAGGCAACGGTGAGCAATGGCCGGTTCAGGTTTTCATTTGTGGTGCCGCGGGATATAAATTATACGCCAGGGTCGGCACTGATCCGGTATTATGCCATGGATAGCCTATCAGACGCCCAGGGTGTTTTCGGTGATTTGCCCATTGGCGGTTCGGTGGAAACCATGGGGGATAACCAGGGCCCGGCTATACAGGCCTGGCTAAATGACCGCAGTTTTATCAACGGTGGTCTCACCGGTGAGCAGCCATTATTATTGCTGGACCTGGCCGATAGTTCGGGCATCAATGTTTTGGGCAATGGGATCGGGCATGATATAACTGTAATTATTGATGGGGATATCTACAACCCGCTGGTATTGAATGCTTTTTTTGAACATGGGACCGATACCTACCGACAAGGCAGTTTGCAGTTCAGGTTGCCGGTACTTACCGAAGGGACGCATACATTGACCATCAAGGCCTGGGATGTACTGAATAATAGCCAGGAGACCAGCCTTCAATTCAGGGTAAAAAACAGTGCAAAGCTGGTGGTGGAAGCCGGACTTGCCTGGCCAAATCCAGGCTCAGGACCGGTTCGTTTTGGGATCAGCCATAACCATGGAAATGAGCCATTGCAGGCAATTGTAGAGCTTTTTTTGATCAATGGGCAGCTGGTAAAAAGAATTCCCGGTACAATAATTGGTAGTGGTAACCGTTCCTACTTGGAATGGAACGGAAAAGATGACAGGGGCAACCTGGTTAGCCCGGGCATCTATTTTTACCGGATGATCATCCGGACTGCCGATGGCCAGGAGGCTATGGTAGTGGGAAGGATTATCAGGAGTTAA
- the xylA gene encoding xylose isomerase: MSTHSNHFKGIGKITYEGTKSSNPLAFRWYDENKIVAGKTMKEHLRFACAYWHSFCGNGGDPFGEPTHIFGWNDIPDAVDRAKAKMDVAFEFMAKLSLPFYCFHDVDVVDFTDDVADNEKRLQALTAYALQHQKESGIQLLWGTANLFSHRRYMNGAATNPDFQALAHGAAQVKAAMDATIALGGQNYVFWGGREGYMSLLNTNMKREQEHLARFLQVARDYARGQGFKGKFFIEPKPCEPTKHQYDYDCATVIGFLRAHDLLNDFSLNIEVNHATLAGHTFQHELQVAADAGLLGSIDANRGDYQNGWDTDQFPNNINELAEAMLIILEAGGFGGGGINFDAKIRRNSTDPEDLFHAHIGGMDTFARALLVADAILQDGEYTKIRSDRYASYDHGDGKAFEEGKLTLADLRNIAAGKGEPAVKSGRQEYLENLVNRFI; the protein is encoded by the coding sequence ATGTCAACCCATTCAAACCATTTTAAAGGAATCGGTAAGATTACCTACGAAGGAACAAAATCATCAAATCCATTAGCTTTTCGCTGGTATGATGAGAACAAAATAGTGGCCGGTAAAACCATGAAGGAGCACCTTAGGTTTGCCTGTGCGTACTGGCATTCATTCTGTGGTAATGGCGGGGATCCATTTGGAGAACCAACACATATTTTTGGATGGAATGATATACCCGATGCGGTTGATCGCGCCAAAGCAAAGATGGATGTGGCTTTCGAGTTCATGGCTAAATTATCGCTGCCTTTTTATTGTTTCCACGATGTGGATGTAGTTGATTTCACCGATGATGTTGCTGATAATGAAAAAAGGCTGCAGGCGCTGACAGCATACGCACTCCAGCACCAAAAGGAGAGTGGTATTCAATTGCTATGGGGGACTGCAAATTTATTTTCTCACCGGCGGTATATGAACGGTGCGGCTACGAATCCTGATTTCCAGGCTTTGGCACACGGAGCTGCCCAGGTGAAAGCTGCGATGGATGCAACGATTGCATTAGGTGGACAAAACTATGTTTTCTGGGGAGGTCGTGAAGGCTATATGAGTTTGCTGAATACGAATATGAAAAGGGAACAGGAACACCTCGCGAGGTTTCTCCAGGTGGCGCGCGATTATGCCAGGGGCCAGGGCTTCAAAGGCAAGTTCTTTATTGAACCAAAACCTTGTGAGCCAACAAAGCACCAATACGATTATGATTGTGCAACGGTGATCGGTTTCCTGCGTGCGCATGATTTGCTCAATGATTTTTCCCTGAATATTGAGGTGAACCATGCTACGCTGGCCGGACATACTTTCCAGCATGAATTACAGGTTGCGGCAGATGCCGGTTTACTGGGATCCATTGATGCAAACCGGGGTGATTACCAGAATGGATGGGATACCGACCAGTTCCCCAATAATATCAACGAACTGGCCGAGGCCATGTTGATTATTCTTGAAGCCGGGGGCTTTGGCGGCGGTGGTATTAATTTCGATGCGAAGATCCGCCGGAATTCCACAGATCCGGAAGACCTGTTCCATGCACATATTGGCGGCATGGATACATTCGCCCGGGCATTACTGGTAGCCGATGCCATCCTGCAGGATGGTGAGTATACGAAAATCCGTTCCGACCGGTATGCTTCTTATGATCATGGGGATGGAAAGGCTTTTGAGGAGGGTAAATTAACCCTGGCTGACCTGCGAAATATTGCGGCCGGTAAAGGCGAGCCTGCAGTTAAAAGCGGAAGGCAGGAGTATTTGGAGAATTTGGTGAATAGGTTTATTTGA
- a CDS encoding SUMF1/EgtB/PvdO family nonheme iron enzyme — translation MAINMNWKNLTILVSCAVMVASCKNSKLFKKKSPKSDVTGWNYNDKTQGGYQVSKEKEQRTGPGLVFIQGGTFTMGATQEDVMGDWNNAPRRVTVNSFYIDKSEVANVHYREYLYWINTVFDGDEHQAVRNGALPDTLVWRSELAYNEPLVEYYFRHPSYNYYPVVGVTWKQANDFCLWRTDRVNELELIKRGFINDKSLKNISGIAEEHFDTKSYLAGEFQATPGSAAKSKKNTLKNPNGTPRTNVTFEDGILLPSYRLPTEAEWEYAALGYVNQNPSPSKKEGKRGEELVVNKQVYSWSSNVNGLRDTRKGSWQGTFLANFKRGSGDNMGVAGGLNDRAVYTAPVNSFYPNGFGIYNMSGNVNEWTGDVYRPLSLNDFDDVSPYRGNKYQTVDQTTGKPERDSLGRIKYRLMTDDESKNRRNYQKADVINYLDGDSLLQGVTYGYGITTLISDKSRVIKGGSWNDRAYWLSPGTRRFMEEDQASSTVGFRCAMDRTGSPEGNGRKTGINYKPKRQNSRKK, via the coding sequence ATGGCTATCAATATGAACTGGAAAAACCTCACAATCCTAGTATCCTGCGCCGTAATGGTGGCATCTTGTAAGAATTCAAAACTTTTCAAAAAGAAGTCTCCGAAATCTGACGTAACCGGGTGGAACTATAATGACAAGACCCAGGGGGGGTACCAGGTAAGCAAAGAAAAAGAACAGAGAACCGGTCCCGGATTGGTTTTCATCCAGGGTGGAACTTTCACCATGGGAGCAACCCAGGAAGATGTGATGGGTGACTGGAACAATGCCCCGCGCCGTGTAACAGTGAACTCCTTTTATATTGACAAATCAGAAGTTGCCAACGTGCACTATCGCGAATACCTGTATTGGATTAATACAGTATTTGATGGTGATGAGCACCAGGCCGTACGTAACGGTGCTTTGCCAGATACCCTGGTATGGCGCAGTGAGTTAGCCTACAATGAGCCGTTGGTTGAATATTATTTCCGCCACCCATCTTATAATTATTACCCTGTTGTAGGTGTTACCTGGAAGCAGGCCAATGATTTCTGCTTGTGGCGGACTGACCGCGTGAATGAGCTGGAACTGATCAAAAGAGGTTTTATCAACGATAAGTCCCTCAAGAATATCAGTGGCATCGCGGAAGAGCATTTTGATACAAAATCTTACCTCGCCGGTGAATTCCAGGCTACTCCTGGTTCAGCCGCGAAGTCTAAAAAGAATACCCTCAAAAATCCCAATGGCACCCCAAGGACCAATGTAACTTTTGAAGATGGTATCCTGTTACCAAGCTATCGCCTCCCAACAGAAGCGGAGTGGGAATATGCAGCCTTAGGATATGTGAACCAAAACCCATCCCCTTCCAAGAAAGAAGGAAAGCGTGGAGAGGAACTGGTAGTCAATAAACAAGTGTACTCCTGGAGTTCCAATGTGAACGGTTTACGTGATACCCGTAAAGGCAGCTGGCAGGGTACTTTCCTGGCCAACTTCAAACGCGGATCTGGTGATAATATGGGTGTTGCCGGTGGACTGAATGACCGTGCCGTGTACACTGCCCCTGTTAATTCATTCTATCCAAACGGATTCGGAATCTATAACATGAGCGGAAACGTGAACGAGTGGACCGGAGATGTTTACCGCCCGCTTTCCCTGAATGATTTTGATGATGTTTCCCCTTACCGTGGTAATAAATACCAAACAGTTGACCAGACTACAGGTAAGCCTGAAAGGGATAGCCTGGGTCGTATCAAATACCGCCTGATGACCGATGATGAAAGCAAAAATCGCCGGAACTACCAGAAAGCTGACGTGATCAACTACCTCGATGGTGATTCATTACTGCAAGGTGTAACGTATGGTTATGGTATCACTACGCTGATCAGTGACAAGAGCCGCGTGATCAAAGGCGGAAGCTGGAATGATCGTGCATATTGGCTGAGTCCGGGTACACGCCGCTTCATGGAAGAAGACCAGGCAAGCAGTACTGTTGGATTCCGTTGTGCAATGGATCGTACTGGTAGCCCTGAAGGTAACGGTCGCAAAACCGGTATCAACTACAAACCAAAAAGACAAAACAGCCGCAAGAAATAA
- a CDS encoding xylulokinase yields MLLLGIDVGTSSIKVSVVDASTQRSLVTVQYPDQETPISSPKPGWAEQDPETWWLHVQKAILKANGSGKYDPSDIGAIGIAYQMHGLVITDKAFNVLRPSIIWCDSRAVSIGAAANDAIGADFCLQHLLNSPGNFTASKLAWVKANEPEVFGTVAHVMLPGDFISLKLTGTVTSTPSALSEGVFWDFTTHSLSREILSYYGFGKELFAGTQEVFSVHGTLEKQVAGQLALRPGIPVSYKAGDQPNNALSLGVTEPGEVAATAGTSGVIYAVSDQLTYDPLSRVNSFAHVNHRRDHTRTGVLLCINGTGILNSWARRQFGGEMSYTAMNALAATAEPGSGGISVLPFGNGSERMLENKMTGADFSGIDLNRHNQSHIFRAIQEGIAFAFRYGIDIMRSNQVHPTSIRAGLANLFQSDIFLRSFVAATGVPVTLYASDGSVGAALGAGIGCGYYTAVQDAFSKQEVLKTVTPDECPDLEASYQQWLHLLQTKLPFTNKH; encoded by the coding sequence ATGCTACTGCTGGGAATTGATGTAGGCACTTCTTCTATTAAAGTATCAGTTGTGGATGCATCCACACAGCGCAGCCTGGTTACCGTGCAATATCCCGACCAGGAGACGCCCATCAGTTCCCCGAAGCCCGGATGGGCAGAACAGGACCCTGAAACCTGGTGGCTGCACGTGCAGAAAGCCATTTTGAAGGCCAATGGAAGTGGGAAATATGATCCATCTGATATCGGAGCCATTGGTATCGCTTACCAGATGCATGGCCTGGTCATCACAGACAAAGCGTTTAATGTGTTAAGGCCGTCCATCATCTGGTGTGATAGCCGGGCGGTTAGCATTGGTGCCGCAGCCAATGATGCAATAGGGGCGGATTTCTGTTTGCAGCACCTGCTCAATTCACCGGGCAATTTTACAGCATCCAAGCTGGCCTGGGTGAAAGCGAATGAGCCGGAAGTTTTTGGGACTGTTGCCCATGTGATGCTTCCGGGTGATTTTATTTCCCTTAAGTTAACGGGTACTGTTACATCTACGCCATCCGCATTATCTGAAGGTGTATTCTGGGATTTTACCACACATTCGCTGAGTCGTGAAATCTTGTCGTATTATGGTTTTGGAAAAGAATTATTCGCCGGCACACAGGAGGTTTTTTCTGTGCATGGCACCCTTGAAAAACAAGTGGCCGGACAATTAGCATTGCGCCCAGGTATTCCCGTTAGTTACAAAGCCGGTGACCAGCCTAACAATGCTTTATCACTGGGAGTAACCGAACCTGGGGAAGTGGCGGCAACTGCCGGGACTTCAGGCGTAATTTATGCGGTAAGCGACCAGCTGACCTATGATCCATTGTCGCGGGTGAATAGTTTTGCGCATGTAAACCATCGCCGTGACCATACCCGTACCGGTGTATTATTATGCATAAACGGAACGGGTATTTTGAATAGCTGGGCACGCCGGCAATTCGGCGGTGAGATGAGTTATACGGCCATGAATGCGCTTGCTGCAACTGCAGAGCCTGGTAGTGGAGGTATCAGTGTACTGCCGTTTGGCAATGGCAGTGAACGGATGCTGGAAAACAAAATGACCGGGGCGGACTTTTCCGGCATTGACCTGAATCGTCATAATCAATCCCATATTTTCAGGGCTATCCAGGAAGGGATTGCATTTGCCTTCCGGTATGGAATTGATATTATGCGCAGCAACCAGGTTCACCCAACCAGTATCCGGGCCGGATTGGCCAACTTGTTTCAGAGCGATATCTTTCTCAGGTCTTTTGTTGCAGCCACCGGTGTTCCCGTAACGCTTTATGCGTCCGACGGCAGCGTGGGAGCAGCATTGGGAGCAGGAATCGGTTGCGGTTATTATACAGCAGTGCAGGATGCATTCAGCAAACAGGAGGTATTGAAAACAGTTACCCCTGATGAATGTCCGGACCTTGAAGCCAGCTACCAGCAATGGCTCCATTTATTACAAACAAAATTACCATTTACTAATAAGCATTAA
- a CDS encoding CHAD domain-containing protein, producing MNITYPFTSAMLEPTTHQEFAEMSVGKLNQLLRSLQPLADEEAIHHFRVQYKKTRALFRMGNAMQQGKVHRLNKSGKKIYELTGYMRDTSILLHLVQPHFGDGILVQYLHQQQTDREFSLQEALKTVKPFSLSDKKWKKFKSPDLAAYFENKLQQSKEGFSPYITDQHLHQIRKYLKDILYNVKSLHQMGIAIPSVILGYGIDRLEALTKLLGKYQDRVVQVTALRHLTEIPALQEEAKNIATFLQEVAHQQTIYRGQIMLELEDFFHLHTAGPLDQ from the coding sequence ATGAATATCACTTACCCGTTCACTTCTGCTATGCTCGAACCAACCACACACCAGGAATTTGCCGAAATGTCTGTCGGTAAGCTGAACCAGTTGCTGCGCAGCCTGCAACCCCTGGCGGATGAGGAAGCCATTCACCACTTCAGGGTGCAATATAAAAAAACGAGGGCCTTGTTCAGAATGGGCAATGCAATGCAGCAGGGTAAAGTACACCGCTTGAATAAATCCGGGAAAAAGATATATGAATTGACAGGGTATATGCGTGATACAAGTATCCTTTTGCACCTGGTCCAGCCCCATTTTGGTGACGGCATACTGGTACAATACCTGCACCAACAACAAACTGACCGTGAGTTTTCGCTGCAGGAAGCATTGAAAACGGTAAAGCCATTTTCCTTATCGGACAAGAAGTGGAAGAAATTCAAATCGCCGGACCTGGCAGCCTATTTTGAAAATAAACTCCAGCAATCCAAAGAAGGCTTCAGCCCATACATTACCGACCAGCATTTGCATCAAATAAGAAAATACCTGAAAGACATCCTGTATAATGTAAAATCATTGCACCAGATGGGCATCGCCATTCCTTCTGTGATCCTGGGGTATGGAATAGACAGGCTTGAAGCCCTGACAAAATTGTTAGGTAAATACCAGGATAGGGTAGTGCAGGTAACTGCATTGCGGCACCTTACCGAAATACCAGCCTTACAGGAAGAAGCAAAAAATATTGCCACCTTTTTACAGGAGGTGGCCCATCAGCAAACCATCTATCGTGGTCAAATCATGCTGGAATTAGAGGACTTTTTCCATTTGCATACTGCGGGACCCCTTGATCAATAA
- a CDS encoding DUF983 domain-containing protein produces MAKHKKHPGYLSTVLSNRCPRCREGNMFEAANPYTYGKVLKMNETCPVCGQPTEIEVGFYYGTAYVSYALTVAFSVATFIAWWVLIGFSLADGDLRVLYWGITNAVLMIVLQPVFMRLSRSIWISWFVKYEPDWKEKEIKAETLERVVPAHMGNW; encoded by the coding sequence ATGGCCAAGCACAAAAAACATCCCGGTTATTTAAGTACTGTGTTGTCGAATCGTTGTCCCCGATGCCGGGAAGGGAACATGTTTGAAGCCGCCAATCCATATACTTATGGAAAGGTATTAAAGATGAATGAAACTTGCCCGGTTTGTGGCCAGCCAACAGAAATTGAAGTGGGTTTTTATTACGGGACAGCCTATGTGAGTTATGCGCTGACTGTGGCTTTTTCTGTCGCTACATTTATTGCGTGGTGGGTACTGATTGGTTTTTCACTCGCTGATGGTGACCTCAGGGTACTCTATTGGGGTATCACCAATGCGGTACTGATGATTGTGCTACAACCCGTTTTTATGCGATTATCCCGGTCCATCTGGATCAGCTGGTTTGTTAAGTACGAACCAGACTGGAAAGAAAAAGAGATCAAAGCCGAAACACTTGAGCGGGTAGTACCTGCACATATGGGGAATTGGTGA
- a CDS encoding UDP-N-acetylmuramoyl-tripeptide--D-alanyl-D-alanine ligase: protein MTIEQLYAVYKTFPSIQTDTRKLKAGDIFFALKGDNFNGNQFAQSALDAGAAFAVIDEAAYLTDSKMMLVPDALKALQELALHHRRQFSIPFIAITGSNGKTTTKELVHAVLSTTYRTATTEGNLNNHIGIPLTLLKIQPDAQMAVIEMGANHQKEIESYCLYTEPTHGLITNLGKAHLEGFGGVEGVRKGKGELFDYLRLHGGTAFVLWDDEHLQQKAEGITKVIRYGQFEGDITGRALPAAGGEETFLAVELSRGANTGAIHTQLVGDYNLPNVLAAVAIGKHFGVEDRLIRESIEAYKPANSRSQLVEKDGNHIILDAYNANPSSMRAAIENLARLPAADKVLMLGAMAELGDESLQEHQHIIDLISRYKWKSVVLVGGDFGKITHPFIQLANSAVAHDWLQQQHFSNVHLLIKGSRSMQMEKVL, encoded by the coding sequence ATGACTATTGAGCAATTGTATGCCGTCTACAAGACGTTTCCTTCGATACAGACTGATACCCGTAAACTAAAGGCCGGCGATATTTTTTTTGCACTGAAAGGTGATAACTTCAACGGCAACCAATTTGCGCAATCAGCCCTGGACGCGGGCGCCGCTTTTGCGGTAATTGATGAGGCCGCATACCTTACGGATAGCAAAATGATGCTGGTACCCGATGCCCTAAAAGCCTTGCAGGAACTGGCTTTGCACCATCGCCGGCAGTTCAGCATCCCCTTTATTGCCATCACGGGTAGCAATGGGAAGACCACCACCAAGGAACTGGTTCATGCCGTATTATCAACCACCTACCGAACAGCTACAACCGAAGGTAACCTGAACAACCATATTGGCATTCCCCTCACCCTCCTGAAGATTCAACCCGATGCCCAAATGGCCGTGATCGAAATGGGCGCCAATCACCAGAAAGAAATTGAAAGTTATTGTTTGTATACCGAGCCAACCCATGGCCTGATCACCAACCTGGGCAAGGCGCACCTGGAAGGATTTGGCGGTGTTGAAGGGGTCCGGAAAGGGAAAGGCGAATTATTCGACTACCTGCGTCTGCATGGCGGTACTGCTTTTGTTTTGTGGGATGATGAACACCTGCAACAAAAAGCCGAAGGCATAACCAAGGTGATCCGCTATGGCCAGTTTGAAGGGGACATTACCGGCCGGGCTCTTCCCGCAGCAGGTGGTGAAGAAACTTTCCTGGCAGTTGAATTAAGCAGGGGTGCAAATACCGGTGCTATCCATACGCAATTAGTGGGTGATTACAACCTGCCGAACGTTTTGGCAGCCGTTGCGATTGGAAAGCATTTTGGTGTTGAAGACAGGTTGATCAGGGAATCCATTGAAGCTTATAAGCCTGCGAACAGCCGTTCACAGCTGGTGGAGAAAGATGGCAACCATATAATTCTGGATGCTTATAATGCGAACCCCAGCAGCATGCGGGCTGCCATTGAAAACCTTGCCCGGCTTCCGGCTGCTGATAAGGTGCTGATGCTTGGGGCCATGGCAGAATTGGGCGATGAAAGCCTGCAGGAACACCAGCATATAATAGACCTTATCAGCCGCTACAAATGGAAATCTGTGGTACTTGTAGGGGGGGATTTTGGTAAAATAACACATCCTTTCATTCAACTTGCAAATAGTGCAGTTGCACACGACTGGCTGCAACAACAGCATTTTTCAAACGTTCATTTATTGATCAAGGGGTCCCGCAGTATGCAAATGGAAAAAGTCCTCTAA